A window from Microbacterium ginsengiterrae encodes these proteins:
- a CDS encoding NUDIX hydrolase yields MPDIHVSAAVITDDADRVLVVRKQGTTAFMQPGGKPEPAESPAQTLARELDEELGLLVDVEDLTPLGRFESAAANEPGHRVIADAFALRIDADAVTVQAELAELRWITPKEIGALELAPLSLEHLLPIAWPGLVRPSAPA; encoded by the coding sequence GTGCCTGACATCCATGTGAGCGCCGCAGTGATCACGGATGACGCCGATCGTGTGCTCGTCGTCCGCAAACAGGGCACCACCGCGTTCATGCAGCCAGGTGGAAAGCCGGAGCCCGCGGAGAGCCCGGCGCAGACGCTCGCCCGCGAACTGGACGAGGAGCTCGGTCTCCTCGTCGACGTCGAGGACCTTACTCCCCTCGGCCGGTTCGAGTCAGCGGCGGCGAACGAGCCCGGCCACCGGGTCATCGCCGACGCGTTCGCGCTCCGGATCGACGCGGATGCCGTCACCGTGCAGGCCGAGCTCGCCGAGTTGCGCTGGATCACCCCGAAGGAGATCGGCGCGCTCGAGCTCGCGCCGCTGAGCCTCGAGCACCTGCTGCCGATCGCGTGGCCGGGCCTCGTTCGCCCGAGCGCACCCGCCTGA
- a CDS encoding FAD-binding oxidoreductase: MTVVAALQEALGDIIDVTEESLEAARADRSGHRSAGRPLAVVHARTTADVQRTMRIATETRTPVVVRGAGTGLAGAANAGPGEIVLSTARMDGILEIRRDDLIAVVEPGILNADLNARLAEEDVWWAPDPASRDISTVGGNIATGAGGLLCAKYGVVRDAVLGVDIVLADGRLLHLGHRSVKGVTGLDLTSLVIGSEGTLGVVVGATLKLRRLVRGETCTLTALFPSVRAAAAGSAAVTASGVQPAIMELMDATSLASVHRHLGLPAPLLGASQLTIRTDGPAAAAEAESIAQTLQAAGGEVALTRDAAEGERLLAIRRSMHAAMATLGTTLIEDVSVPRSALPEMFDEITRIEARYGLTIPTVAHAGDGNLHPNFIFEGPEVPERVWAAADDLFRAAIRLGGTLTGEHGIGMLKSRWLAEELGDDQWELQRQIVRVFDPLGILNPGKVFDRA; encoded by the coding sequence ATGACCGTCGTCGCGGCCCTGCAGGAGGCGCTCGGCGACATCATCGATGTCACCGAGGAGTCACTCGAGGCCGCACGAGCCGATCGCTCAGGCCACCGGTCGGCCGGACGCCCTCTTGCCGTCGTGCACGCCCGCACGACGGCCGACGTGCAGCGGACGATGCGGATCGCGACTGAGACGCGCACCCCCGTGGTCGTGCGGGGCGCAGGGACAGGGCTGGCCGGCGCAGCCAACGCAGGACCGGGCGAGATCGTCCTGTCGACGGCGAGGATGGACGGCATCCTCGAGATCCGCCGCGACGACCTCATCGCCGTCGTCGAACCCGGCATCCTCAACGCCGATCTGAACGCGCGTCTCGCCGAAGAAGACGTGTGGTGGGCGCCCGATCCGGCCAGCCGCGACATCTCCACGGTCGGCGGGAACATCGCCACCGGCGCCGGCGGCCTGCTCTGCGCCAAGTACGGGGTCGTCCGCGATGCCGTCCTCGGCGTCGACATCGTCCTCGCCGACGGCCGCCTGCTCCACCTCGGCCACCGCAGTGTGAAGGGGGTGACAGGGCTGGACCTCACCTCACTCGTGATCGGCTCTGAGGGCACCCTCGGCGTGGTCGTCGGGGCGACCCTGAAGCTGCGACGTCTCGTCCGTGGCGAGACGTGCACGCTCACCGCGTTGTTCCCCTCCGTCCGGGCGGCAGCGGCGGGCTCCGCGGCGGTGACCGCCTCCGGCGTGCAGCCGGCGATCATGGAACTGATGGATGCCACGAGCCTCGCGTCCGTGCACCGTCATCTCGGCCTCCCCGCTCCGCTCCTTGGTGCATCGCAGCTCACGATCCGGACCGACGGCCCTGCAGCGGCCGCCGAGGCCGAGTCCATCGCGCAGACCCTGCAGGCCGCAGGTGGCGAGGTCGCCCTCACGCGCGATGCCGCCGAGGGCGAGCGGCTCCTCGCGATCCGTCGCAGCATGCACGCGGCGATGGCGACGCTGGGCACCACCCTCATCGAGGACGTCTCGGTGCCGCGGAGCGCGCTACCGGAGATGTTCGACGAGATCACCCGGATCGAAGCACGCTACGGGCTGACGATCCCGACGGTGGCCCACGCCGGGGACGGCAATCTGCACCCCAACTTCATCTTCGAGGGCCCTGAGGTGCCAGAACGGGTCTGGGCCGCCGCCGACGACCTCTTCCGTGCGGCGATCCGGCTCGGTGGAACGCTCACCGGAGAACATGGGATCGGGATGCTGAAGAGCCGCTGGCTGGCGGAGGAGCTGGGAGACGACCAGTGGGAGTTGCAGCGTCAGATCGTTCGGGTGTTCGACCCGCTCGGCATCCTCAACCCGGGGAAGGTGTTCGACCGTGCCTGA
- a CDS encoding YrdB family protein, which yields MSEAPDTVPGVNRPNITPLDIIRAVVLVAALASLVLWGFAMWEFPWNLVLGIGTPLVVLVAWALFLSPRPVLRLHPFIRAIVELVIYAGVTLAWWSMDQAWAGIAFAVVAVAAGLFAGRRDLK from the coding sequence ATGTCCGAAGCCCCTGACACCGTCCCCGGTGTGAACCGCCCGAACATCACCCCGCTCGACATCATCAGGGCCGTCGTCCTCGTCGCCGCGCTGGCGTCGCTGGTGCTGTGGGGATTCGCGATGTGGGAGTTCCCGTGGAACCTCGTGCTGGGTATCGGCACGCCCCTGGTCGTCCTGGTCGCCTGGGCGCTGTTCCTCTCGCCGCGACCCGTGCTGCGACTGCATCCCTTCATCCGCGCCATCGTCGAACTCGTCATCTACGCGGGTGTGACTCTGGCGTGGTGGTCGATGGATCAGGCATGGGCGGGCATCGCCTTCGCCGTCGTCGCGGTGGCCGCTGGCCTGTTCGCCGGGCGGCGAGATCTGAAATGA
- a CDS encoding sigma-70 family RNA polymerase sigma factor, which translates to MTVQNHESHETGTAADADLILRTRSGDGDAFGELWRRHYPSGIAVARSITSSIDPDDLVQESYTRIYQAILKGGGPNGSFRAYLFTSIRNTAAAWGRSRRETAMDELETVPAPDSTEQAANDVLDRGLTAQAFRSLPTRWQEVLWYTEIEQMKPSEVAPLLGMKAGAVSQLAFRAREGLREGWIQAHLRSTAADSECHWTIEHLGAYSRGNLSTRDRKRVDAHLDGCARCLIVAGEANDVSSRLALVLLPLVLGVSGAAGYTALLQSGEVPAIAIAAMPSDVIAGGVVVGAAPASGLPVGTDGGSAASGSAGAVSAPGGAITGIGALVGAGSAALVVAGVVAAATIVPGLIDASPVTSLPSAGDSDSSAISSEVSPDSTIESDEKLLLEVADDAPDKKDAVEPTPDPAPPVEEEDAPLSSSSTDSSTNDTPAGEGSDHTGPSEPPVAPPVTPTDPADPTDPTDPTDPTDPTEPTDPTDPTDPTDPTDPTDPTDPTDPTDPTDPTDPTDPAGPTEPVTVLGSSLCMNTALETVVSVQLQGVADAQVQPRIGPSTSGTRSALLNDDGQGTATLKPTLWQILRNASVDFDYVDIGAGLTASTTLRELGVTVQAIPFAPACDTQTTASAEEQTPAARTTEAPASPDAPVEPATVAEPAPDESAAQEPAPAEPAAAEPAPVAPATTEQAEPATTEPPAEAETPATESTPEQTDAEGATAEDSAPAE; encoded by the coding sequence ATGACTGTGCAGAACCACGAATCTCACGAGACAGGGACGGCGGCCGACGCCGACCTGATCCTCCGCACCCGCTCGGGTGACGGCGACGCATTCGGCGAACTGTGGCGACGCCACTATCCGTCCGGCATCGCCGTGGCGCGCTCCATCACCTCGAGCATCGACCCGGATGATCTCGTCCAGGAGTCGTACACCCGCATCTATCAGGCGATCCTCAAGGGCGGGGGCCCGAACGGCTCCTTCCGCGCCTACCTGTTCACGAGCATCCGCAACACCGCGGCGGCGTGGGGCAGATCCCGTCGCGAGACCGCGATGGACGAACTCGAGACCGTCCCCGCCCCGGATTCGACCGAGCAGGCCGCGAACGACGTGCTTGACCGAGGGCTGACCGCCCAGGCGTTCCGGAGTCTGCCGACGCGCTGGCAGGAAGTGCTCTGGTACACCGAGATCGAGCAGATGAAGCCGTCCGAAGTCGCGCCGCTGCTCGGCATGAAGGCCGGCGCGGTGTCGCAGCTGGCCTTCCGTGCCCGTGAGGGACTGCGCGAGGGCTGGATCCAGGCACATCTGCGGAGCACGGCCGCTGACTCCGAGTGCCATTGGACGATCGAACACCTCGGCGCGTACTCGCGCGGCAATCTCAGCACCCGCGATCGCAAGCGGGTCGACGCGCATCTCGATGGCTGTGCCCGCTGCCTCATCGTCGCCGGCGAGGCGAACGACGTCTCCAGTCGGCTCGCGCTCGTCCTGCTCCCGCTCGTGCTCGGAGTGTCCGGCGCCGCCGGCTACACGGCGCTCCTGCAGAGCGGCGAGGTACCGGCGATCGCGATCGCGGCCATGCCGTCAGACGTCATCGCCGGTGGCGTCGTCGTCGGCGCCGCCCCCGCGTCGGGGCTTCCTGTCGGCACGGACGGCGGATCGGCCGCCAGCGGTTCGGCAGGCGCCGTAAGCGCACCCGGCGGCGCGATCACCGGCATCGGTGCTCTCGTCGGAGCAGGATCCGCGGCTCTTGTCGTCGCCGGCGTCGTCGCAGCGGCGACGATCGTTCCCGGCCTCATCGATGCGAGCCCCGTGACCTCGCTTCCCAGCGCCGGTGACAGCGACAGTTCTGCGATCTCCTCCGAGGTGTCGCCGGACAGCACGATCGAATCCGACGAGAAGCTCCTGCTCGAGGTCGCGGATGACGCTCCTGACAAGAAGGACGCCGTCGAACCGACGCCAGATCCCGCGCCACCCGTCGAAGAAGAGGACGCGCCGCTGTCGTCGTCCTCAACGGATTCCTCGACGAACGACACACCAGCCGGTGAGGGCAGCGACCACACCGGCCCGTCCGAGCCACCGGTCGCGCCACCGGTGACGCCCACGGACCCGGCGGATCCCACCGACCCGACCGACCCGACCGACCCAACCGACCCGACGGAACCGACCGATCCCACGGACCCGACGGATCCGACCGACCCGACGGATCCGACCGACCCGACGGATCCGACCGACCCGACGGATCCCACGGACCCGACTGATCCCACGGACCCGGCGGGACCGACGGAGCCGGTCACGGTCCTGGGCAGTTCACTCTGTATGAATACGGCGCTCGAGACGGTGGTGTCCGTCCAGTTACAGGGAGTCGCAGACGCTCAGGTACAGCCGCGCATCGGGCCGAGCACAAGCGGGACGAGGTCGGCGCTCCTCAACGACGACGGACAGGGCACCGCCACGCTGAAACCGACGCTGTGGCAGATCCTCCGCAATGCGTCGGTCGACTTCGACTACGTCGACATCGGAGCCGGTCTCACCGCCTCGACGACGCTCCGCGAGCTCGGTGTGACGGTACAGGCCATCCCCTTCGCACCCGCCTGCGACACGCAGACCACGGCATCGGCGGAGGAGCAGACCCCCGCCGCGAGGACGACAGAAGCACCTGCGTCCCCGGATGCGCCGGTTGAGCCCGCGACGGTCGCCGAGCCTGCTCCCGACGAATCAGCCGCCCAGGAGCCCGCACCGGCCGAGCCGGCGGCAGCGGAACCGGCGCCCGTCGCGCCCGCAACGACAGAGCAGGCCGAGCCCGCAACGACAGAGCCGCCCGCAGAGGCCGAGACCCCGGCCACCGAGTCCACTCCTGAGCAAACGGATGCCGAGGGCGCCACGGCAGAGGACTCCGCACCCGCCGAATAG